One genomic region from Cetobacterium sp. 8H encodes:
- a CDS encoding MerR family transcriptional regulator, producing the protein MTEEFFTIGEVSKSTKIPISTLRYYDKVGLLSPALKNTDTNYRYYNPMQIIILKAISHMRKIGFSIEYIKSHFKNMSYDHTLELFEKIIIENRKEIQKLQEIEIELLNGCKKLKENFELEKQIGVPFLKEFPEIKGVRFTGPINTRKELHKTIKLIDNFETSNNLHPTLRGFKVSFKCFEQNREVKDELIAVMKEENYNNSLISSAGKYACVYGKGEFERQDLIESLTKWIKNNNLKADDNFFITFSDYTLMFKGKKDFLYLIKVLVN; encoded by the coding sequence ATGACTGAAGAATTTTTTACAATCGGAGAGGTATCTAAATCAACTAAAATTCCTATTTCAACCTTAAGATATTATGACAAAGTTGGATTGCTTTCTCCAGCATTAAAAAATACTGATACAAATTACAGATATTATAATCCCATGCAAATAATCATTTTAAAAGCAATAAGTCATATGAGAAAAATAGGATTTTCTATAGAATATATAAAAAGTCATTTTAAAAATATGTCATATGATCATACTTTAGAGCTTTTTGAAAAAATAATTATTGAGAATAGAAAAGAAATACAAAAATTACAAGAGATAGAAATTGAACTTTTGAATGGTTGTAAAAAACTCAAAGAAAATTTTGAGCTTGAAAAACAAATTGGAGTGCCTTTTTTAAAAGAATTTCCTGAAATTAAAGGTGTTCGATTTACAGGTCCTATCAACACAAGAAAAGAGCTTCATAAAACTATAAAGTTAATTGATAATTTTGAAACTTCAAATAATCTTCATCCTACTTTACGAGGGTTTAAGGTCTCTTTTAAATGTTTTGAACAAAATAGAGAGGTAAAAGATGAACTTATTGCTGTTATGAAAGAGGAAAATTACAATAATTCCCTTATTTCAAGTGCTGGTAAATATGCTTGTGTATATGGAAAAGGTGAATTTGAAAGACAAGATTTAATTGAATCTCTAACTAAATGGATTAAAAATAATAATCTTAAAGCAGATGACAATTTTTTTATAACATTTTCAGATTATACTCTGATGTTTAAAGGTAAAAAAGATTTTTTATATCTTATTAAAGTTCTTGTAAATTAA
- a CDS encoding efflux RND transporter permease subunit, which translates to MRILSEFSIKKPSTAIMIIISMIFFGFLGLYKMPIELLPNTANPTVRITIEWKGATPEDIDKMVTKKIEDILPNVDGIKEYSSSSTPEVSKINVKFKYGTDIETKITLIQNEINQIKGKLPSDIEEPSIREQSMGSAPAAVLAMSGGDSMEVRSYAENTLKPLLERIEGVSQILIFGGKEQEILVEIDPEKLENYNLNILDLYNIISKASTTIPGGQVREGEKEFFIKVKGELETPEEIANIILKNNDGNLLKLKDVANVRIDTKDVSSLFRKNSKDGLVIIIAKTDEGNAIEIVKSVDKVLENLKGTTPLNSEINYDFDSSVTIMNSINNVKNTGILGLGLASLILFLFLKSISATIIIAVAIPISIIFTFFLLNSQGLTLNLVSLMGLSLGIGMLVDNSVVVLDNIYRHMNELGKNKIDAARDGAAEMGVPVLASTLTTVSVFLPIVFQEGMAKEQFQDLSYSISYSLLASLIVSLIFVPMISSKILNDKKNISIEGKYMKKLKKIYLSILRCAIKNRGLTILITTLLFIGSIFAASTLGGGFIPTVDEGRYAVVAKLPSSADINMSDRIGFILEDKIKTTDIAESFTISGDTNNAILNINAGLKTSRDQNLQEILSKLRATFVGIPDVVLTIIPSFVFGSDGIYDLEFELYSDNENQLREISENLKNKMYNIEGITDVSSSFEGGKPEGKIIVDREKAKAYGVDISDLALMLKTQVLGGQPITINSDNQEIDVTVQLQKKYRQSIDLLMDSRITLQNGKNIKISDISKLVLEEGPSKIEKKDKKKKIVLYANIKNGFDLQGAKTSVTKAFEEINAPNTITYGFGGESADMAEVGEQLLISFLVAIFLVYFILVWQFESFILPFIIILSIPLSTMGALYSLALFRIDIDAMVAVGFVMLAGIVVNNAIVLIDFINIRRINGDSINRSLIVSGKTRLRPILMTTLTTVLGMVPLALSNGEGSEMYKGMAFVVIFGLSTATLFTLVLIPVFYYIIDDIKKIIKKIIRR; encoded by the coding sequence ATGAGAATATTATCGGAATTTTCTATAAAAAAACCTTCCACTGCAATAATGATAATTATTTCAATGATATTCTTTGGGTTTCTAGGACTATATAAAATGCCTATAGAACTACTTCCTAATACCGCTAATCCAACAGTTAGAATAACTATTGAGTGGAAAGGAGCCACTCCTGAAGATATCGATAAAATGGTTACAAAAAAAATTGAAGACATTCTTCCAAATGTTGATGGTATCAAAGAATACTCATCTTCATCTACACCTGAAGTTTCAAAAATAAATGTTAAATTTAAATATGGAACTGATATTGAAACTAAAATTACTCTTATTCAAAATGAAATAAATCAAATAAAAGGAAAACTTCCATCAGATATAGAAGAACCTTCAATTAGAGAGCAATCTATGGGATCGGCACCCGCTGCAGTTCTGGCTATGTCGGGTGGAGACTCTATGGAAGTTAGAAGTTATGCTGAAAATACTTTAAAACCTTTATTAGAAAGAATTGAAGGTGTTTCTCAAATATTAATATTTGGAGGAAAAGAACAAGAAATTCTTGTTGAAATTGACCCTGAAAAATTAGAAAACTATAATCTTAACATTTTAGATTTATATAATATTATTTCTAAGGCAAGTACAACTATCCCTGGTGGACAAGTTAGAGAAGGAGAAAAAGAATTCTTTATAAAAGTTAAAGGTGAGCTTGAAACACCTGAAGAGATTGCAAATATTATATTAAAAAATAATGATGGAAATCTTCTCAAATTAAAAGATGTTGCAAACGTTAGAATTGATACAAAAGATGTTTCAAGTTTATTTAGAAAAAACTCTAAAGATGGACTTGTTATCATTATTGCTAAAACTGATGAAGGAAATGCTATTGAAATTGTTAAATCAGTTGATAAGGTGCTTGAAAACCTAAAAGGAACAACTCCTTTAAATTCTGAAATTAATTATGACTTCGATTCTTCAGTTACAATTATGAATTCTATAAACAATGTTAAAAACACTGGAATATTAGGTCTTGGACTTGCTTCTTTAATTTTATTTTTATTTTTAAAAAGTATTTCTGCTACAATTATAATAGCGGTTGCTATCCCAATATCTATAATTTTTACATTTTTCCTTCTTAATTCTCAAGGATTAACATTGAATCTTGTTTCTCTTATGGGACTTTCTCTAGGAATAGGAATGCTTGTTGATAACTCTGTTGTTGTTCTAGACAATATCTATCGACATATGAATGAGTTAGGAAAAAATAAAATCGATGCTGCAAGAGATGGTGCCGCTGAGATGGGAGTTCCTGTTCTTGCATCTACTTTGACAACAGTATCTGTATTTTTACCTATTGTTTTTCAAGAAGGAATGGCAAAAGAACAGTTTCAAGATCTTTCTTATTCAATCTCATACTCTCTTTTAGCTTCACTGATTGTTTCTCTTATTTTTGTTCCTATGATTTCTAGTAAAATTCTAAATGATAAGAAAAATATTAGTATCGAAGGTAAATATATGAAAAAGTTGAAAAAAATCTATTTATCAATTTTAAGATGTGCTATTAAAAATAGAGGTTTAACTATTTTAATAACTACATTACTTTTTATTGGTTCTATTTTTGCTGCATCAACTCTTGGTGGTGGATTTATTCCTACAGTTGATGAAGGAAGATATGCTGTCGTTGCAAAACTTCCATCTAGTGCCGATATAAATATGAGTGATAGAATAGGTTTTATTTTAGAAGATAAAATCAAGACTACAGATATTGCAGAGTCTTTCACTATATCTGGTGACACAAATAATGCTATTTTAAATATTAATGCTGGTCTAAAAACTTCTAGAGACCAAAATTTACAAGAAATCTTATCAAAATTAAGAGCAACCTTTGTTGGAATTCCTGATGTTGTTTTAACTATTATTCCATCTTTTGTCTTTGGATCAGACGGAATATATGATCTAGAATTTGAACTATACTCTGACAATGAAAATCAACTGAGAGAAATATCTGAAAATTTAAAAAATAAAATGTATAATATAGAAGGTATTACCGATGTTTCTTCTTCTTTTGAAGGTGGAAAACCTGAAGGTAAAATTATTGTGGATAGAGAGAAGGCTAAAGCCTACGGAGTTGATATCTCCGATCTAGCTCTCATGTTAAAAACTCAAGTTTTAGGTGGTCAGCCAATTACAATAAATAGTGATAATCAAGAAATTGATGTTACTGTTCAATTACAAAAGAAATATAGACAATCTATTGACCTACTTATGGATTCTAGAATAACTTTACAAAACGGTAAAAATATAAAAATATCTGATATTTCTAAACTTGTTTTAGAAGAAGGTCCTTCTAAAATTGAAAAAAAGGATAAGAAGAAAAAAATAGTACTTTATGCTAATATAAAAAATGGATTCGATTTACAAGGAGCCAAAACTTCAGTAACTAAAGCATTCGAAGAGATTAATGCTCCCAATACTATAACCTACGGTTTTGGGGGAGAAAGTGCTGATATGGCTGAAGTTGGAGAACAACTTTTAATCAGTTTTTTAGTTGCAATATTCTTAGTTTATTTTATTCTAGTTTGGCAGTTTGAATCCTTCATACTTCCTTTTATTATAATACTTTCAATTCCTCTTTCTACTATGGGAGCACTTTATAGTCTAGCTCTATTTAGAATAGACATTGATGCTATGGTTGCAGTTGGATTTGTAATGCTTGCTGGAATTGTTGTTAATAATGCAATTGTATTAATTGATTTCATAAATATTAGAAGAATAAATGGAGATAGTATCAATAGATCTCTTATTGTATCTGGAAAAACTAGACTTAGACCGATTCTTATGACTACATTAACTACAGTTTTGGGAATGGTTCCTCTTGCTCTTAGTAATGGTGAAGGATCAGAAATGTATAAAGGTATGGCATTTGTTGTTATCTTCGGGTTATCTACTGCTACTTTATTTACATTAGTACTTATTCCCGTATTCTACTATATTATTGATGACATAAAAAAAATTATAAAAAAAATCATTAGGAGATAA
- a CDS encoding efflux RND transporter periplasmic adaptor subunit: MKKFVSILLLSLTLIGCDKNDSTNQNKIEVVKDVKLKELEKQTIKNVKNYNGDLKPLNEVSIITPTGGYVKNINFKNGDNVYSQNIILSLTDASTEASFFESEGNLIKAKSNYNTSKTSFDKYETLYKKKLISEEIYLEYKNKLQQSFGDLKIAESSFIRANDNYKRLKVTANISGIVSDLNLKNLEKVSASEKILTIIDNSSMEIKISISGEDIKNIFIGKEAKIHVPDLNETFIGKISEINLSANTDTKKYSVKIIIPNTNQTILKGMYGKVTIEQGNIEGIFVPKESIMIKDLYSYVAIVRNNKAIIYKVDRGISQNNLQEIKFNDYKPGDKIVIQGQYLLNNNDKVRAI; this comes from the coding sequence ATGAAAAAATTTGTATCAATTCTTTTACTATCACTTACATTAATTGGTTGTGATAAAAATGATTCAACTAACCAAAACAAGATTGAGGTGGTAAAAGATGTTAAACTTAAAGAACTAGAAAAACAAACAATTAAAAATGTAAAAAACTATAATGGAGATTTAAAACCCCTAAATGAAGTTTCTATCATAACTCCTACTGGAGGATATGTAAAAAATATAAATTTTAAAAATGGCGATAATGTTTATAGTCAAAATATTATTTTAAGTCTTACAGATGCTTCAACAGAAGCTAGTTTTTTTGAATCTGAAGGAAATCTTATAAAAGCTAAATCTAATTATAATACTTCTAAAACTTCTTTTGATAAATATGAGACTCTTTACAAAAAAAAATTAATTTCAGAAGAGATCTATCTTGAATACAAAAATAAACTGCAACAGAGTTTTGGAGATTTAAAAATTGCTGAATCTAGCTTTATAAGAGCAAATGATAACTATAAAAGACTTAAAGTCACTGCCAATATCTCTGGAATAGTTAGTGATCTAAATTTAAAAAATTTAGAGAAAGTGTCTGCTTCTGAAAAAATATTAACTATCATTGACAATAGTTCAATGGAAATAAAAATATCTATTTCTGGAGAGGATATTAAAAATATTTTTATAGGAAAAGAAGCAAAAATACATGTTCCCGATTTAAATGAAACATTTATAGGAAAAATATCAGAAATAAACCTATCAGCTAATACTGATACAAAAAAATATAGTGTTAAAATAATTATTCCCAATACAAATCAAACTATTTTAAAGGGAATGTATGGTAAAGTTACTATAGAACAAGGAAATATTGAGGGTATTTTTGTTCCTAAAGAATCTATAATGATAAAAGATTTATATTCATATGTAGCCATTGTCAGAAACAATAAAGCTATTATTTATAAAGTAGATCGTGGAATATCTCAGAATAATTTACAAGAAATTAAGTTTAATGATTATAAGCCTGGTGACAAAATTGTTATTCAAGGACAGTATTTATTAAATAACAATGACAAAGTGAGGGCGATTTAA
- a CDS encoding TolC family protein: MKKILLLYFTLVSISSAVELSLEKSIELFKQNNRKLREKQVSIEQKNLIRNSKVKAGLPALRLENNYIDHDNSKNIESSFQNGLYIAQPLFNGGEIYYNAKNAKLQKELEENDYSNLEVQLKLNVIQAYINCLQLERELEVYETSKVEKTNELKKQNEFFKLNLIDRSELLKIEASLYQTETAILKIQNNIDAQKLNLKTLLGIDLNENISLKEINFNSSSINNIDLAKDIKNAINNGILTKKLDKNIEISNVNAKSSRSSLLPKVNLEYGYESLENSSFSKTNDDWQWRVGVNLKWDIFNFGSGLDTFNESNLEIEKQQISKTDELEILKKEINISYLNLITSLETIKTNKKTLIASQESYSIDKEKFANRLIDAIDFLKTESSLRESQIAYINSQLDSYLYYEQYLSLLQ; this comes from the coding sequence ATGAAAAAAATTCTACTATTATATTTCACTTTAGTCTCTATTTCTTCTGCAGTAGAACTGAGTTTAGAAAAATCTATTGAACTTTTTAAACAGAACAATAGAAAATTGCGAGAAAAACAAGTGAGTATTGAACAAAAAAACTTAATTAGAAACTCTAAAGTTAAAGCTGGTCTTCCAGCGTTGCGATTAGAAAATAATTATATCGATCATGATAATTCTAAAAATATTGAAAGTTCATTTCAAAATGGTCTTTATATAGCACAACCATTATTTAACGGAGGTGAAATTTATTATAATGCTAAAAATGCCAAATTGCAAAAAGAGTTAGAAGAAAATGACTATTCGAATTTAGAAGTTCAACTGAAGCTAAATGTCATTCAAGCCTATATAAATTGTCTTCAATTAGAAAGAGAACTAGAGGTTTATGAAACTTCTAAAGTTGAAAAAACGAATGAATTAAAAAAACAAAATGAATTTTTCAAATTAAATTTGATTGATAGAAGTGAGCTATTAAAAATAGAAGCCTCCCTATATCAAACTGAAACTGCTATTTTAAAAATACAAAACAATATTGATGCACAAAAGTTAAATTTAAAAACTTTATTAGGAATTGACTTAAATGAAAATATATCTTTAAAAGAAATCAATTTTAACTCTTCAAGTATAAATAATATCGATTTAGCCAAAGACATTAAGAATGCTATAAATAATGGAATTCTTACAAAAAAACTTGATAAAAATATTGAAATTAGTAATGTTAATGCCAAATCATCTAGAAGTTCTCTTCTTCCAAAAGTAAATCTAGAATATGGTTATGAATCCCTTGAAAATAGTAGTTTTTCAAAAACAAATGATGATTGGCAATGGAGAGTTGGTGTTAATTTAAAATGGGACATTTTCAATTTTGGAAGTGGATTAGATACCTTCAACGAATCTAATCTTGAAATTGAAAAACAACAAATATCTAAGACTGATGAACTTGAAATATTAAAAAAAGAGATTAATATTTCTTATTTAAATTTAATAACATCACTAGAGACTATAAAAACGAATAAAAAAACTTTAATTGCATCTCAAGAAAGTTATTCAATAGATAAAGAAAAATTTGCAAATAGATTAATAGATGCTATTGATTTTTTAAAAACTGAATCATCACTTAGAGAGTCTCAAATAGCTTATATCAACTCTCAACTTGATTCGTATTTATATTATGAACAATACTTATCTTTATTACAATAG
- a CDS encoding class I SAM-dependent methyltransferase encodes MNFNKTKGYKENSINFFNRMAEKNHGDSYKHYKTVLSWIDYKTERDILDLGCGKGELLKQIEVRLNSYKIDKKFKISGLDISPNMIEKAKNNSEIEFKVGDSEDIPFAENTFQVITCLNSFHHYENPEKVLKEIHRVLKNEGKIIIGEININDFFKKLINRILPYTSNGDVRIYSSNEIKEIFSQEGFVFIKEKFIFPSLKVYLFKKQKRSS; translated from the coding sequence GTGAATTTTAATAAAACTAAAGGTTATAAAGAAAATAGTATAAATTTTTTTAATAGAATGGCTGAAAAAAATCATGGTGATTCCTATAAGCATTATAAAACGGTATTATCTTGGATAGATTATAAGACTGAGAGAGATATATTAGATTTGGGATGTGGAAAAGGAGAGCTGTTAAAACAGATAGAAGTCAGATTAAATAGTTACAAAATTGATAAAAAATTTAAAATTAGTGGACTAGATATATCACCTAATATGATTGAGAAGGCTAAAAATAATAGTGAGATAGAATTTAAAGTTGGAGATTCTGAAGATATACCTTTTGCTGAAAATACATTTCAAGTAATAACTTGTTTAAATTCTTTTCATCATTATGAAAATCCTGAGAAAGTTTTAAAAGAGATTCATAGAGTTCTTAAAAATGAAGGAAAAATAATTATAGGTGAGATTAATATAAATGATTTTTTTAAAAAATTAATAAATAGAATACTACCATATACTAGCAATGGAGATGTAAGAATTTACTCTTCAAATGAAATAAAAGAGATTTTTAGTCAAGAAGGTTTTGTATTTATAAAAGAAAAATTTATTTTTCCAAGTCTTAAAGTATATCTTTTTAAAAAACAAAAGAGGTCATCATAA
- a CDS encoding cytochrome c biogenesis protein/redoxin: protein MEIGFIFYILTFLGGILSFFSPCVLPLIPIYFGYLAGSGKKIDCYGNTFYDQKKVFLHTLFFTFGISISFFILGVSFTTLGDIIFTQKEIFAKIGGIIIILLGLFQLNLLKLDFLQRDMRIDYGDRPINPFVAFITGFTFSFAWTPCVGPILSSVLILSSSIPNQIIGNFLILIYSIGFIIPFLLIGTFTAKLLNFFKTKQSFLRYTSKFGGILLIVIGLLTFLGYTNQISNYFVSYTNNTKIQTTEKQVIFDSDSYKLFDQYGKEHILSEYAGKIVFLNFWATWCPPCKEEMPHIEELYKEYGNNEKDVVILGITNPITDENPHGQDKGIDQIKKFIKTGDYTFPTIFDKTGNYFENFKIRAYPTTFIIGKDGEIKAAIPGAMNKEQMKKLIETNF from the coding sequence ATGGAAATAGGATTTATATTTTATATACTAACTTTTTTAGGCGGCATTTTATCATTTTTTTCTCCATGTGTACTTCCATTAATTCCTATTTATTTTGGTTATTTAGCTGGAAGTGGAAAAAAAATAGATTGTTATGGAAATACTTTTTATGATCAAAAAAAAGTTTTTCTTCACACATTATTTTTTACTTTTGGTATCTCAATATCTTTTTTCATTCTTGGAGTATCGTTTACCACATTAGGAGATATTATTTTTACACAAAAAGAAATCTTTGCTAAGATTGGAGGAATAATTATCATTCTTTTAGGATTATTTCAATTAAATTTACTTAAATTAGATTTTTTACAAAGAGATATGAGAATAGATTATGGTGATAGACCAATCAATCCATTTGTTGCTTTTATAACTGGATTTACTTTTAGTTTTGCGTGGACACCTTGTGTTGGGCCAATTCTTTCTTCTGTACTTATTTTATCTAGCAGTATACCCAATCAAATTATTGGAAATTTTTTAATATTGATTTATTCTATAGGATTCATAATCCCTTTCTTATTAATAGGAACATTTACGGCAAAATTATTAAACTTTTTTAAAACAAAACAAAGTTTCCTTAGATATACATCTAAATTTGGAGGAATACTTTTGATTGTTATAGGGCTACTGACTTTTTTAGGATATACCAATCAAATTTCAAATTATTTTGTTTCTTATACAAATAATACAAAAATACAGACAACTGAAAAGCAAGTAATATTTGATTCTGATAGTTATAAACTATTTGACCAGTATGGAAAAGAACATATTTTATCTGAATATGCAGGAAAAATTGTCTTTTTAAATTTTTGGGCTACTTGGTGCCCTCCTTGCAAAGAGGAGATGCCTCATATTGAAGAGCTCTATAAAGAATACGGAAACAATGAAAAAGATGTAGTTATTCTTGGAATAACAAATCCTATAACTGATGAAAATCCTCATGGGCAAGATAAAGGTATAGATCAAATAAAAAAATTTATAAAAACTGGAGACTATACTTTTCCTACAATATTTGATAAAACAGGAAATTATTTTGAAAACTTTAAAATTAGAGCATATCCTACAACATTTATAATTGGAAAAGATGGTGAGATTAAAGCAGCTATCCCCGGAGCTATGAATAAAGAACAAATGAAAAAACTTATAGAAACAAATTTTTAA